From Candidatus Hydrogenedentota bacterium:
TCCGGATCAAAAATGGATCAATACCGTTCTGCTCGATGACGTGGATCTGGGCGCGGCGAACCCGTGGGGCGTGGCATGCGGCGCCGACGGGCGGCTGATCTGTGTCGCGCATGCCGGCACGCACGAAATCAGCGTGATTGACGCCACGAAATTGCATGAGCGCCTGGATAAGGTGGCCGGGGGCGAGCCGGTCACCGAAGTGTCGCAAAAACCCGAAGACGTCCCGAACGATCTGTCGTTTCTGGTGGGCATGCGGCAACGCGTCAAACTGCCGGGGAACGGTCCGCGGGGGCTTGCCATAGCGGGCCCTCTCGTGTTTGCGGCGCAGTATTTCACGAACGATCTGGGCGTTGTGGATACGAATCCCGCTGCGCGTCCAAAAGCGGAGGCGATAGCGCTTGGCGCGGCAAGGGAAATGTCCGTCGCACGCAAAGGCGAAATGTTCTTCAACGACGCGGCGTTGTGTTTCCAGCACTGGCAGAGTTGCGCGAGTTGCCATCCCGACGGCCGGTCCGATGCGCTGAATTGGGATCTGCTCAACGACGGCATGGGCAACCCGAAGAATACGAAAAGCATGCTGCTCAGCCACCGTACGCCGCCGGCCATGAGTCTCGGCGCCCGCGACACCGCCGAAACGGCGGTTCGCTCCGGCATCAAGCACATTCAGTTTGCCGTGCGTCCCGAGGAGGACGCCATGGCCATTGACGAATATCTCAAGTCGCTGGCGCCGGTCCCGTCGCCCCATACCGGCGAAACGGCGCGGCGCGGCAAAGCCGTTTTCGAACAGGCCGGCTGCGCGCAATGCCATCCCGAACCGATGGGAACCGATCTCCAGCCCTATGATGTCGGCACCGCCACCGACATGGACAAAAAACCGTTCGACACGCCCGCGCTGATCGAAGTGTGGCGTACCGCGCCCTATCTGCACGACGGGCGCGCGGCCTCGATGATGGAGGTGTTGACGGTATTCAACAAGGAAGACAAGCACGGAAAAACCTCGCATTTGTCTCCGGACCAGTTGAAGGATCTCGCCGCGTTTGTATTGTCGTATTGATGGCGCCTGGAAAGGCGCGGGCTGTTTGGGAGTACGCATGGAAGTTTCATCCACAAAACAAGACGCACGCATCGAAACGCGGCAACACGGCCGCCTTCACGTTGTTTCCCTTTCCCGTCCGGACCATCGCGAATTCTTTGTGACGCTGGCCGGGCGCGGCGCCGAAACGCCTTCGCCGATCCAGCCCGGCGCATTCGACGATTTGGCCGCATGGCTGCGCGCGGAAAACGCGCGCGTGCTCTCCATGGAAGTGCTCGGAATACCGCCGGGCAACGGGACTCTGCGGCGCGCGTTCGACGATGCGTTCGGCGCCCCCTCGTGGCCTCTGTTGTGGGTGGATGACGGAAACGGGGAAAGGTCCGGACTGGGTGGGGTTCAGATATGGGCCCTTGCGGGGTTGCCTGTGGAACCGATCTACCGCGACGGCGCCGCAATCGGAACGATCTTCGAGGACGAAGATGCGCGCTATTGCCGCTTGTCGGGCATTGCGCCCACAGACATTTCCGCCCCGCCGGAAGCCCAATCGGAGGGTGTGTTCGAGTCCATACGGGAATTATTGGCCAAGGCGGACATGGACTTTTCGCACGTGGTGCGCACATGGTTCTACAACCGCGCCATTACTTCGTGGTACAAGGAATTCAACGCCGTCCGGGATCGCCGATTCCGGCAATGGAACGTCTTCGACGGACTCGTGCCGGCCAGCACGGGCGTGGGCGGACACAACGCCGCCGGGGCGGCGCTTGTGGCCGGCGCGCTGGCCATCGAACCGAAACACGGTGCGACGCGCACGTTCGCCGTGCCGTCACCCCTGCAATGTCCCGCGCTCGAATACGGTTCCAGTTTCAGCCGCGCGGTCGAAGTGACCTGTCCCGATCACCGCCGCCTGTTCGTTTCCGGCACCGCGAGCATCAGCGCCGACGGCGCGACTCTTCACACCGGGGACGCCGGCAAACAGGTCGAATGCACCATGAAAGTCGTCGAGGCGATCCTCGAATCGCGCGGCATGACATGGGCTGATACCACGCGCGCCATCGCCTACTTCAAGCACGCCGGCGACGCACCGGCTTTCGCCCGTTACGCCCAAAGGCACGAACTGCCGGAACTGCCCGTGCTCGTCATGCCCAACGATATCTGCCGCGACGATTTATTGTTCGAACTTGAATTGGACGCCGTGGCTTTGCCCTGAAAACAGGTCACGATGCGCCTTGCCGGCGGCGCGTTACTTGCTCGACGGTTTACCCGCTTTATTTTCCACCGATTCGGTTTTCGACTGTTGTTGGTAAATGTCAACCATTTTGATGCCGTCGAGTTTGCCTTCCTGGATGCGCCGGTCCAATTCCTCGTTGGCAAGGGGGCGATTGGATTCGTCATAGAACCATCCGCCCAGTTGCCGGACCTTGTTGATTTTTTCAAGATTAGACTTCATGACCGCTTCCGCACGCGCCTTCTCTTCGGGCGACATCTCCCGGGCCGCAGGTTCGGGCGGCTTTGCTTCGGGTTTCGCTTCCACCGGCTTTTCCGTTTCCGCCGAAACGACACGCTTCTTTACGGACGTTTCCCGCGATCGATTCCTAAATTGCAGATTGCTCTTTGAAATTTCGCGGGCCGTTCCGTCTCGGCGAACTTCCTGAACGGAGCCGCCGCGCCCCACAATCGTCACCTCGGCATTGCCCGCCGCCAAGCACATCGCGGGTGCAAGGATACAGGCAATCGAAAGAATCCATCGG
This genomic window contains:
- a CDS encoding c-type cytochrome, with amino-acid sequence MRQDRKKIVALAVVAFVCVGIANAQEYLSPVALAVSPGGDIVYVAESGARKLAMVDIATRSVTKEIALSAAPSGMAVAPDGRVFVTGGETPGLVMIVDPKPGAETSTMSAGHTPMAPQLAPDGRTLYVCNRFNNDVSVLDVESKAEAARIPVVREPVASALTPDGKTLVVANHLPDGPSSGDYTAAAISLIDTESKQVVKNIVLPNGSSSVRGVCLSPDGKFAYATHVLGRYQMPTTQLERGWMNTNALSILNVPDQKWINTVLLDDVDLGAANPWGVACGADGRLICVAHAGTHEISVIDATKLHERLDKVAGGEPVTEVSQKPEDVPNDLSFLVGMRQRVKLPGNGPRGLAIAGPLVFAAQYFTNDLGVVDTNPAARPKAEAIALGAAREMSVARKGEMFFNDAALCFQHWQSCASCHPDGRSDALNWDLLNDGMGNPKNTKSMLLSHRTPPAMSLGARDTAETAVRSGIKHIQFAVRPEEDAMAIDEYLKSLAPVPSPHTGETARRGKAVFEQAGCAQCHPEPMGTDLQPYDVGTATDMDKKPFDTPALIEVWRTAPYLHDGRAASMMEVLTVFNKEDKHGKTSHLSPDQLKDLAAFVLSY
- a CDS encoding RidA family protein, which gives rise to MEVSSTKQDARIETRQHGRLHVVSLSRPDHREFFVTLAGRGAETPSPIQPGAFDDLAAWLRAENARVLSMEVLGIPPGNGTLRRAFDDAFGAPSWPLLWVDDGNGERSGLGGVQIWALAGLPVEPIYRDGAAIGTIFEDEDARYCRLSGIAPTDISAPPEAQSEGVFESIRELLAKADMDFSHVVRTWFYNRAITSWYKEFNAVRDRRFRQWNVFDGLVPASTGVGGHNAAGAALVAGALAIEPKHGATRTFAVPSPLQCPALEYGSSFSRAVEVTCPDHRRLFVSGTASISADGATLHTGDAGKQVECTMKVVEAILESRGMTWADTTRAIAYFKHAGDAPAFARYAQRHELPELPVLVMPNDICRDDLLFELELDAVALP